From Nocardioides faecalis:
CGCCACCGAGCCCACGCACGCGTTCACCGACCGCAGCGAGCAGCAGCACCGGATCTGGGCGACCCGGGATCGCGAGACCCTCGACCTGATCGCGGCCGAGCTCAGCAGCACCCGGGCACTGATCGCCGACGGTCACCACCGCTACGCCGCCTACCTGCGGCTGCAGCGCCGGCACGCCGCGCAGGGCAGCCCCGTGCCGACCGACTTCGGACTGGCGATGCTCGTGGACCAGGACGACACCCCGCTGTTCCTCGGTCCGATCCACCGCACGCTCGTCGGCGCCACCATGGACGACCTCCGTGACGCCGTGCAGAGCCTCGGCCTGACCTACGAGCCCCAGGACCAGGCCGGCTCGGTCGCCGCGCTGTCCGCGACCCGGCTCGCCGCCACCGACGGCACCGACTGGGCGATCATCGGGTTGGACCCCGACAGCGGCGAGGCCGCCGTGGAGACGTTGCACCGTCACGTGGTGCCCGCGCTGCCGCACGGCCCGACGACGCTGGTCTACCACCACAGCGTCGAGGACGCGCTCGCCAAGGCGCGCCCGGACGCGGTCGCCGTGCTGATGCCGGCTCCCAGCGTCGACCACGTGATCCGGATAGCGGAGGCCGACCGCCTGCTCCCGGAGAAGGCGACGTCGTTCCAGCCCAAGCCGAGCCTCGGCGTCCTGATCAGGTCGCTTCGGGACTGATCCCGTCCGAGCGCGGACCGCTGCCCGGATCCAGGCGTGCCAGGAACGGGATGCGGTGCGCGAGACGAGCGACCGACGTCCCGCGAGGGCCAGCACGAGGCACTGGATCGTGACGCCGTCGACGAGAGCCAGCATCTGATCCGCGGCATCAGCCGCGAGCCCCTGGGCGACGAACCGGCCGCGCAGCTCACGATCCAGGTCCGCGGACGCCGGCGGCCAGCTCCCCGTCGGTGGCGGCGATGGCGGCGAAGGCGAGCCAGACCCGGGCACGGCGCTCCCTCCAGGTCGTCCAACGGCAGCCATTGCTGTACGACCTCCAGCACCGTCGTGGGCCGCGCCGCCACGACATGAGACAAGAACAGCTCACCGGCATGGTCGAAGCCGGCGCGCACGAGTTCCCGCTTCGTACGGAAGTAGTACTGCACCTGAGCCGGTGAGACGCCCCCAGTTGCTGCGACGCTGCGGACGCTGAGGGCGCCGACGCCTTGATCGGCGAGCACAGCTCCCAGCTGGCGGAGCCCGACGACGGGTGTCTCCACATCGGCGAACCAGAAGAACGGTCGAACAGCCCGGGCGGGAGCGGGCCACCGACGATCCGGATGCGTCACCCGGTCGAAAACGCATGAAAGGCCAGCACACGAATGTGCTGGCCTTTCATGGAATGTTTGTCCGGCGGCGTCCTACTCTCCCACAGCCTCTCGGCTGCAGTACCATCGG
This genomic window contains:
- a CDS encoding DUF1015 family protein, with amino-acid sequence MDATTLVTPPYVAGPFRLEPFRGLMLAPGRVGNPTTGRAFARPYREVSNRLARWQAKGYLTHDETPALYLHEYTSGGITVRGLVGALDVSRRALHPADRAVLPHEGIHPVQADELADRMAEMRLNPAPILLVHRGSEALRAQLGAVAATEPTHAFTDRSEQQHRIWATRDRETLDLIAAELSSTRALIADGHHRYAAYLRLQRRHAAQGSPVPTDFGLAMLVDQDDTPLFLGPIHRTLVGATMDDLRDAVQSLGLTYEPQDQAGSVAALSATRLAATDGTDWAIIGLDPDSGEAAVETLHRHVVPALPHGPTTLVYHHSVEDALAKARPDAVAVLMPAPSVDHVIRIAEADRLLPEKATSFQPKPSLGVLIRSLRD